The Spea bombifrons isolate aSpeBom1 chromosome 4, aSpeBom1.2.pri, whole genome shotgun sequence genome segment taaagATCTCATAGTCTGTTAAGTAGGGGGCCATTGAGAGAGATGTGTCCCATTAGGACACTTTAAAGAGCCTACATGAAGACTTCATCCATTTCTAACACATTGCAGCAGAAGTGCTATTTGGAGAAAGTTTCTTTTCGAGATGGATGGAAAATGCTCGCTGGCCTTATTCCCAGGAACATGTCTGACTGATCTGTACACATCGTTATAATACCGTGTACACCGAGAAAgtatttgcatgtttttttgaaGTCCAGGACTGTGTCCTCTGTGATGGAATTCATTCTATGTGGTAATATTTGGATTCACACACATCATGTGACTCCTCTCCTCCTTTGTTTATTAGGTTATCTCCCATGCTGTTTCCATGATGATGAGCTGGGATTAGATATTAATGGTAGATTAAAGTTGACTTATTAACAATGTGTAACTGTCCTCTCTCCATTTCTCTCCATAGGCTCCCCATATTATTACAGCTCCACTGCAAGGACTGCGCCGCCTCCCACCCCCGCGGGGGCTTACGATCTCCTGTAGTGTCTACCAAACCTAATAGTCTATCTCAAGCAACAGGGAAGTTGGACCTTGGGAGTGCTGCTTAATGATGGGCAAAAGAACTCATCTCCATGCCAACCCAAAGATATCTGGGATGAGTGACAACAAAAGCAACTTTATTCTGTTTGGACAATCCTTTATCTTCAGCACCTCTGAGCTCTCCGAAAGATATGGTACAACCCGTGGGATCCACCGTTTACTTCAACAGCGTACACGGATACCGAGTTTCCATCTTTATGTTACGTTGGCAGAAACCACAGTGCATGGAAAAATGTATAGGCGAATACATCTCCATATGTGTATGTGCACTGGCATATTGATGGTGCTAGCAGCAATATTAACAATGCACCATTGAGTGTTTAAAGGGTGGCCACAGACAAATCAATTGTAGAGAAGTGGCTATGACCTAACTTAGTGTCCGCTGTATAATTTCCTTATAAGAACTTCAAACGAAGGCAGACTTCTGGCTGTTATGTCAACACAACCCTTACATTCTATAAAGGAACCACGGTGATACACAGCATGCCACATATGAAAGTAATTCATACATTAGATTTATCAATGTATGGGTTGACCACGCCACTGGAGATAAGTGCTGTAGCACATAGCACCCAAAATGGAATATGGCCAACACTCTACAGGCTGAGATTTCCTCCCTTGAAATAGCCACATTATTAGTAACCATGTTTACCTCATTCATTTTGTAAAatagatctcccttgtaatcaGCCCCAGCGATAAAGGGGCTCCCAACACCCCAGGCCCAGTTGGCCAATGCCAGAATGCATCACCACTGCAGGGTTGTGCGTCCCCGCTGGGTACATATTTTACTTGTGTCCCCATCTAAAAGCCATCTTGTCACCATGTTTTGTGATGGTCACACAGATGTCCTTTGTTGCCTTGTGGATGACCATGTTTTATGTTCAACTTGGGTTACCAGATCAGCCATTTAATACTGAACAGCTAAAAGATCTACATAAAGcagtatataacaaaaaagaacactaaattatttaataacaatCAGTCCCATGTGCTGCTTAGCTGTCAAATATGCCTAACATGGGTTCATATTTGCCCGGGTATAAATGACCGTTCTTACCAATCCGTTTACCTAAGTGAGTCTCCACCGAACTTCACCAGATGGTCTTGTTGGTCTGTAACAATGCATGGAACTGGGGTTCTTACAGGATTCTGGGGGCATCTCTGCACACTTTACCAGATTGAAGCATTTGTGTATATACCtaacttacagaaaaaaatgtaaatacaatatttgtaaagcaaaatattttaaataaaaaagcatgaTGATAACTGTGGCTGGTGGTGTTTCTGGACAGGACTTCAAGAAGATAATAGTCTAAATATATCAATGGAGTAATTACGTTTCACTCCATTTTGGGTTCAAAGTATTGGGAGGAACCATCTCTGATAATGCGGCCTTTACAATAATATTAGTTTAGAAGCCTGTAGGATATTTGTACCATGCataatcctgaaaaaaaacacctaagtgCCCAAATTGCTAtttcacttagacaaaacattaactgaGTATGTCAAACAAATGAACCAGAACTGATCCATCATCGTCTAAAGGTTtagtcacataaaaacaacagggGAACTCATAAGCTTTTTGTGACAActttttgtgtcacgtgacaagcAATCCCTAAAAAAACGATTAAAGAGTTTAAGGGATGGAAGGTTTGGACATTCAACAATCATAAGAATGGAGTTTCCAAAGCTGCATATAGTTTGAAAAGTGCTGATTTGAGAAGATTAGATGGAACAGCATCTTCAATAATAGTTAACTAACTGGATAGGGCTGGCCAGGGGGTCAATTGCCCCTTGGGCTAGTCCAAAAGTCTTTAAGCAGGTGAAATGATCTGGCCCACTCGCGGAGGCAGGAGGATAGTGGTGGCCATGTAACGCAACATTACCGGACTCTGCGGTAATATTAAGGTGTTTTAGGTGTGAGGCGCAGAAGTGTGAGTgaacatgtgtgtgttagtgtgtatgtcacCTACCAGGGGAGGGGGGGCACTCAGCTTTATCTGCCCCTTGGGCCATAATGTGCCAGCCCTCCTGTTCCTTACTGTATAGTTGCGTCAGATTACAAACTATTTGGCACTCTAGTGCCAAAATTTGATCTAGAGTCTATGTTCCTTCATTATGTATTCACCGTGTGGTTGAGAGAATCAGTTTGGACAGAACCAAAATCTACACAAAACCAAGGAGTATAAATTGTTAAAGAACGTTCCACACACATTATTGAGAGATAACCTGCTGTGATTCATTCCCACGCCTCCACTGGAGGGGCATTACGGGGGAcaggacacttggcaggtatgtacATTAAAGAATATGCTAGAACTATTTGCAGGGAATTCTGGGATATGCCACAAAGGATAATGTGAGGAATTTTGGATGAAGTGTAGTAAGGTCTATCCAACTGTATTTACTAAACTGCTTGCAGAAGAACTGAACTCCTCAAATCAACTTCGCCATGcaatatgaagggccaacctcaGCGAGCCTCCTGCAAGAAGATAAAAGTGAAACTCCGTATAACTCAAAGTAAATGGCAGGAGATGTCAACGTCACCAGTTAActtgtccatcaagttcagtctttcccatatctgttaccCAGTGGTGTATATGCCTTTGGCACTAGAAGAGGTCTAGGGCAGCACCCccagccgccatcttgctgccgTAGACCTAGGCCGGGATTACGTCACTGTAGTGACCACAGGGGTTGAGGTAGAAACTCTTAGAGGAACAAGAAGCGTTCGGTTGAGTTGGTGAAATGTCTGGTTAATCCCAAATGCACAAGACTCCTCCATGTTAGCTAGTTACGTAGCCCCCGAACATCAGCGTCCAACTTCTTAGTGAGGGGGGCTGGGAGTTCTAATCAGAAGTATTGGATATTTGGATGTTTGTCCCCAAATACCCTGGTACTTCGGTATCCACCGTCTTCATCAGCAGGACTCATGCACACATTATCACTTATATGTTACAGTTATGCCTCTGTTTCTGGTTATCTTGTTGAGCAGTATATTGCATGATGAAACACGGCACACGGAGCATTTAGTCAGCAAATTTTAATTACGAAAGAaccaaagatatatatatatatatacgtgtgtgtgtgtgtgtgcatggaatGGCGAGCGGAGGTATCGGGAGCAGGGGTCTCAGGCGAGGCTGCAGTAACCTGAGTGTGGAAGCTGCAGGGAGTTGGCAGGGAGCTGCGTGATGCTGCATTATGGGACAGGCTCCTTAGAGAGCTGTGATCATTCATGTGCTGAGAACTCATTAGGAATAAATCAAAGCAGTAACCGCAGGAAGCAGAAACATTACACCCACCATTCAGCACagccccctctcatactccttTCTCCCCCCTTCCTTCTTATAAGAATCAGAatattctccccccccccctccttgaTGATAATGGCGAGCTGGATGCACACAAGCCATATTGCTACTTTTCACTACCCCCCTCTTAAACAGGCAAACCTTTCATTTCCAGAATGGTCTGGTATGCGCCGTAAGCGAATAAGCCAGACTCTCCTTCtggcattgaaagtgttaatggcgcaacacacacacacacacacacacacacactaaaatctACTTCTCAgttaacatacaaaaaaaaccactttaTTGTGAACTAAGGGTCTACTGCGCTACCCGCCCAATATAATGTCAGCGGTTGGTTAAAAGAGCCGGGAttaagagtgatgggagtcagTTAAGGAAAGGtggtgatttttgtttttgggagGGGGTAGGGGGGGATTAATATTTGCAAATAAAGGTTGACgaagcagaaaataaaaaaagcaaatcatACAGATGTGCCAATTTTCAGGATCATTGCACTGCCTGCCCTCTTTCCGTGGTAAGAAAGGGGAAGGGGGGTTCCCTTGGGAAGGTAAGGAACAAAACAGGGAATATCCGCCTTTTTTCATAGACAGACCTTCACAAATAGCAGAAATCACGTTCCGTTAGCGGAAACATAGATCTGTTATGGATAGTAATTGGGGGTGCTTGACCCTGAAGCCCTGGCGCTCTAATACATGATCAAACATATTTATAGGGGATATGAAAAAGGCCAAACCATCTAGAATAGCCAAAAAGGTCATATCTGCCATCGCAGTCTATATATACTCGCTATCCAGTGGGATATAGATATTCTGGAGAGAATCCAGAGAAGGGCTACTGAAATGAGAAATGGCtaactaaataaaacatatcaggAACGACTATATGATCTCAACGCGTACAGCTCAGAGGGAAGAGTGCGAGGGAGAGGCGATAGAAACACTTAAATACACAACGCAGAAGATTGAAGGatacttaaaaacaaatgacaaaTGTAAGTACAAGAGGTCAGAGTCTAAATCTAGGTCAGAGGCACAGATGAAAGAAGCACTTCTTCATTGAatgagtggtagataagcgggacagcctccctgcagaagtggtaaaggtcaATACAGTGAAGAGAGTGATACATGCATTGGATTGGTGAAACCCacgctgaaataaaaaaaaacctgtataaGGTTTTAGGTCTGGATGGGGCGAACAGTTGCTGTTCTCTAATGTCACCCCTTCTTACGGGTTTTGCACTGTGACCTTCTGTGTTCCAGGAGATCCCCCTGTAAACAAAGCAATCCCATCGTATCTCATTACCCATTCACTTCCACCTCCTGGGTCCTGCTTGGCTGCCCAAAAACAAAGGCTTTCTTTACTGTTTCTCTTTGTCTGAACACAGGACTTCACTTTTTAGTTTTTCTGCGCAGACGTTAACCCCATCTGTGCCAGAGGGGTGGcgcagaaagggttaaagagacaaCCTTTCCCACAGCGGACTGCAGCAGCACTTAGACTTTATTCGTTTATTTCTAATAAACAGTAAATGACAGTTGTCACCTATATGTATAACGCCTGGCCCGGGCAGGACCACCACACCTTACCACGCAAATGCCAACCGTAAATTACATTCGTGATTCTTCAGCTTTAGCCGCTCTTGTCTGTTTACCTGTAACGCTCAGAATGAGTAGCAGACACAACGGCCTCCAGAGGACAACATACAGGGAGCCCCTTAACTCCGCACCTGTGTTATTCTATACGTTACAGAGCGTTATAAATGAAATGCTGATACGGGCGCAGCACGGTGTGGTATcggcttctttattttgtatcaGCGGAGGAAAAGTGAAGATGAAGTTTGAACTTGGTAAAGAAATGTAAGGAATAAAATGCGTTCTTTCACTTTTCCCAGGATTGTAGTCTATATACTGTGCGTCCATCGTGATTCCCTTTTGGTGAGTGATGTGAGTGATGTGAGTGGTCTCTCTTCTTTACCATCGCACGTTAGCTCTCTCACTATCGGTTTTCTACCATTTCCAGAATTCTGCCAATAAAACTCTGCTCAGGTGTAGGAACAACAGGCATTTCAGCAACTGCTCCACAGACGCTAATTACCCCCATAAACCTTGTCATGGACACTTATTACTGCAGCTCGTCGGAATTCCGGCGCCCTTCTTGGCAAATCCACGACTTCTGAATCTCTCTAAATCAGCCACCCATCCCAGCTCAGCTGCCCATCTACTCTGCCCATCTCCCACGATGTAGAGactaagaccttaatcagtccttggtcttttcTTACGTTCAGGATCGCCttatgcctataccatgcatgGTTAAATCCTCTTACTGTTtttgcctctaccacttctgctgggatgctgcaCCATTAATCTACAACTCAATCAGTAAAACCTCTAGTTTTACAttatgatcttttttttatctaacacatctcctcttttgaaataaacttccctcctgttaAATCTcgctatgtatttaaaatttcTATCACATCTGCCCTCTCTCCTTtatcctccaagctatacataacAGGGTCTCTTATTCTTCCCTGATAATTTCTCTCCTGCAAAGCATTCACCATctttgtagccctcctctgaactctctccaatatatcaatatccttctggagatggggtctccagacgTACGCAATACTCTAGGAGAGCCCTGAGCAGAGATCCGTTgccatacaacccagcaccctgtgACGCTTTATTGAATcgcctgcttacctttaagtcatcagaaataatgacttctaagtccctctcttctgttgtcactgacaTACAGCGTCACCaatttttacatcccaagtgcattattttacatttatcaacattaaactgcagctgccatatTCTAGTTTTAAAAGATAACTAGATCTTCTTTAATGGAGACACTTAAAAGTTACACTTAATTAAGCACCAGCTCTTTAAAAGTAATTAGAATAATGCAGCCATGCTAATGATGGGGAAATAGTGTCCTCTTGGATTTCTACATGTTCTTCAGCACTTTCGTAAAAGTGCTTTAAGTTCTGTAACTGTTTAGTGTGTTACAACTTCTTTGGGCTGACGTGGTGATATTCCATTGCACCATTACTTAGGCATAATGCAAAAAGGAGACTTTCCATGAATTATCATGGCTTTGCCTTTGGCGGAAGCCGATGGGATGTCAGAGATGGCAAACGTCAAGCTAAATAActtgaaaatggaaaaaaaaccctcaagtGATGTCGCGTTCAGTGGTGGATTCACTTATGGGATTCATCTCGGGCGCatgcctcccaagtgtcccatttACAGTCCAGATTTTCAAGCACTGCCCCAGGAAGTTGCCCCACTCGCCCGCTTTTGCAGTTAGCGGAGATCATAGGACCCACCGAGATGTAAAATCAAAAGAACGGGATGCTCGTTTGCAGCACTTTAATGACAACTCCCGTGTGGCCACCCTGCAACGTATAGAAGCAGAGCACTgcggtatgatgtcataacctgaAGTTCTCTTTCAATTCATCTTGAAATGAATGGATGGATTAGCTAGGTATCCACCCAAGGGGTGAGATATAGGCAGGATAACGCGAAGCATGAGTGGGGATAACATACACTTCCCATTCCGACACGGTGTGACATCAGAATGATACGGAGGATTGGCAATTTGAAATAAATTTGCCCTGCTGGGCAAAATTAAAGTCATAACATTTcctgtgtggggggggggtcagtttCCCACTTTGGATACCTGATATATTGGGAGGGATGCAAATGTGAGTTCGCCTTTAAAGTAGTACTGTGTGCTTAGCTCCCTCGGTTTCGTCTTCCCTGGGTGTCCTCCCTTACTGCTCTCCAGTGTCGCCTCCCCTAGCCGGGCTGCGGACCTAATGGAGCGGTGACATCCCGCTATGACATCAGACAATCATTGCGTGAAGAAATTCCCAGAAACAACAACGCAATTAGCTGCCTTTACTGCAAAACATGGCTTCAGCGTGGGGCGTCAGACACCATTGGATGTTATTGTAATTTATACCTACCTTTATGTCACAAGATGCATTGTGAGAAACTGGAGCTACGTTAGCCCAAGGGAAAATGGAAGTTGATCCCTTATATTGGGCCAACAGTGAAAAAAGTGTAAAGTTACatgagctttcaggacctcatatgtctcttcttcagatcaTTTCAAATCTTAGGTCCAAGAGCAAGTGTAGGCGATTCGGTTTATCCTGTGCCACACGCACTTTCCTATCCACCATCCTGCCCAACACTTATCCACCAGAAGAGAACGTCTGGGCTCCTCAAATAAGGATGCAGAAAAGTTACCAGCCATGGTGTACTTGCTGACTAAAAGTCACGTTATGCTGGACAACCCGGTGGTAACGGGAAATTACACACCAGTAACACAAACGCATActgctccaggtagccagaaatCCAGGCAAGCAGAAAGAGGCAATTCCTACCGCGTCAGCCCTTCCCGTTACCCCATATTCCTGAAGACTCTTAACTTCTTATATTTCAACTATTTCCATCAGCCAGGTAACGACACAAAAAAGAAGCTCCAAAAAAGATCTGCTGCGTATCCACTGattggaacagcatctttaacatAGGAACAGAGCTGTACATATAGATTCTTCTCGAATGATGTTGTATATAGGGGTAACGCGACGGGTGATTGAGAGAAAGGACACAGTGCTATGTATAGTAGGAGCAGCGCGGCCAGAAGCGTGTATACTTTAATACTATGTGAATATTGGAAGCGCTGTGCTGGGGGGTACGGGTCCTAGCGGTAAAACCGATCATTCTACAGGACGGAGGTTACCGCTAGGAGACGGACACGCAGCACGGCTCAGGTTCCGAGTCACAGGACAAGTTCTTGTGTAACTACGGTACTTTAGTCAACAACACTTAGATGTGCCTTTTAATTGCTTAAAAGGTTACGCAATCTCAGTGATACGTCAAACGCTTCTACAAGTCGAGCATTAAACAAACATCTTCCTCATTTGTTCCCGATCAGTGCCACCATAAGATTTATACTCACAAGGTCTGGTTTGACTTTCAAAAGCATCCCTAGGACACTATTAAAGAAATATCATCCccaaatatgtgtgtatatatcatatatgtagatatatactATATTCTGTGCAATATGAGACACTGGAGGCACCATCCTATAATTCTAGGAAAACAACATAGGATTAAATATATCCTAAATTCAATAAACAGCATCCCATATATATGGAAAATGTGAGAATGATTAGCAAAGTCCTCCTGTAAAAATAGGACTGTAAGATATTTTTTGACATATTAAGAATTATTGTTgtatgaaaaaacataaaagaagtGCCAAAGAGATTGGAATATATAGAACTGCCAtacaactgtccctttaaatattacgACCAATAAGGAACCCtcaaaaatactatatatatatattttgtaccgTGTTATACAGCGTTTGGTGTGCACGTCTGCTTTATTTTCTATCATATAATTtcaggataaaataaaaatacaaggaAACCTTTATACGTAATCCGCGATGTTAGATACGGTACTTAGGGATGTGCCGAGAATTTCTGTTCATAttctcctttaaccccttaaggacaatgggcggtcccaaagcccattgaaaacaatgcattttgagcccgtacatgtacgggctttgtcataaaggggttaagGATTGCTGACCGACCCTGTCTGAATCGCTAGTATAGTAAACCaagacactgtttttttttttttggatttgccAAGATTTTatcactttaattttttttgcaaatcttCTGCCATTCCATGACCAAGTCCATACATTTTTTGAAGAGGGCCGACCCTACTGCGACTGATGTCAGCTTTATCCATGCTTCTAGAATGAGTTTCAGTGAATATCTGGATATATTGGAATATGGTCCCTCTTCTGGTATTGAACAGACCCagattctagatttttttttctgtgctccaataaaaaaaaaatacacaaagaaaaagtctaaatatatttatttattgattttccaGTGCAAAATGCAGGAGCGCCAAGGCCCTGCTGTGAAAATCTCAAATTCTACATTTAGTACCTGAGAAGCAGAGTGTGAAGCAGGTTTTTTTGGGAAACAAAAAGTCCATTTCATAGACAACGTACAAGGAATGTACATGGAAAAGCATTCTTCATTCTGTGGAACCAATACCCCCAAAACCCGTAAAAATATCAGCAAAAGGAATAGCTTGTGTTCCCGTACGGCACGGACCAGTAGGACATGTATAGATTCTTACTGGTTTATGGTCTTGCTTCGCAAGCAGTCTAAATAACGTTGCATGAAAGTGCGTGGAAAGCGAAGAAAGGCACTCGTTATCTCCGACACATTGAATGATCCAGCGGAGGAAATATCGGGACACGCAGTATAGCCAAGAAGGAGACATCCGTTATTTGGAAAGTAATGAAGTAGAAGCAGGAACGTAAACGCACAACACACAGGAGAAGCAGTACCGGGCAGGTCCAGCGTTCTGCTGGATGATCCATGTTGAGTTTGTTTCTATTGAACGGATAGAATGATACATCACCTTTCTTGTGTCAATAGCATTAACTTGCTGTGGATTAGCCGGCCTCTCAcctatttaaattatttctcaTCGACAAACTGGCTTTTCTTCAGTGATTTAGTCAATGTCTCAATAAATTAACTCGGTATTTATGCGGCTGCCATGAGCTCACACTCCATGTAATGTGCATCACATCTCAACAGCCAATACTGCCCCCTAATGGGCACGCAGGGCCGTACGAGCGACCACTAAAACTCGACTACGAGAGAGAGGCGTTTTGATCGGATATTGCGGATCCCTAATATCCAAGACAGTGTGAGATGTTTCCACCTAAAACACAATAGGGAGCCCAGaatcctgcttttttttttgcttatacgGTACTGGGATGAAGGCTTTAACATTTTGATTTACTGCCCGCCAGCGACCCCTTGTGAGCCGGAATGCTTGAGTTGGACTCCAATGCAGACTTAATTCAACTGTGCCCTCTACAGCCGGGCGCTGGGAGTGCCATTAAATCTGCAGAAAAAGGCATTTCccgaaaatgtaatatataactgCACTCCAGCACATGTAATAGCCCTTTCTACGTGATATCTAACACTGCTCTTTAAAATATGGCTCCATAGCGATCCATATGACCATCACACAGGCATCCTTAAAGCTGTGAATACCATAGATTTAAAAGCTGGCAAATAGACACAAGACCAGATCCACTTATCATTGTGTCCAgaaatctaaaacaaaacaatcctGACCTGTGTAAgaaaacaatactaaatatttaaaatcctACGAATCCTTGTATTTATTCTAAGGCTTATGTTTCTTTGGCCATCTTGAAGCTCCCATCACTCTCTTCCTTTACAATGAATCTCCCGCCGCGTACCAAAGTGAAGCTCCCGTGAGCTCAGGGAGGGATTCTGTAGAGGAGATGTTTAAAGGTCCATTTGAGGAGATGACACTTTGGTCACACAAGGTTTTTATTGCGCTTTGGAATGATTCTACGGTAAGTTCGCCGTTCAGAGATGTTTCGTTTGACCTTTATCACCATAGGTGAACTTTCAGGATTTAGAGAGGGGCTGGAATGGGATCTCTTTAAGCCGCAGCTATCGTCTTCTTGGACCCCGTTGGACACCCCAAGAAGAGACTCCCAAATACTGAGGTCGTCGCAGCCTTTCTGCATCCGCAAGGCCAACAGCTTCACGTATGTCTCGTACCTGGATTTCTGGGAAAGCAAACGCAGACTAAAATCATAAATGGTACCTTTATAAGAGTGAAATTTACTTTTTAGTTTTAgaagttttttggtttttttgagatttttatttttttataaagaaccATCTATTTCTCACTGAAATAACCAACAGGCAAATGACCTCgggaaaaaaatgttggatTCAAAGCAGTTCACCTTCTCATAACTCTATCCATGCATTAATGCTGCCTTTGGCATTCAAGCTCATTTTCATTCAGGAAAAACCTGACGAcgggccttcataatgtataagaTAGTCAAGAGGTTGAAATtacaactctcctgcagactctccctttagtggaTAAACCCCTAGGTGCAACATCCATGATACCCAGTCCTTAAATTCTATGCATGTGGGGAAAGAATACTTGCAACAAGTCATCAGCTCTAAACAATTGCACTacagaaatgaaacaaaaagcacatcatgtatttatatatggcGAGCGCTCCGGTACTTTTTTGTGATATTCTTTTGCCGTTTCCTACCTCGAAGCGCAGATATTCCCCTCTCAGGTGGTAATCCTCCCAGTCGCGCGCTTTGCTCTTGGAGTCTGGAAGGTTGCGCTGATGTTCGGTCAGATCATCTGTGAAAGTGTCCATCCACGACTCGTGCGACTGAAGCTGCTCTTCCTGCAAGAGCACAACCGTCACTCACACAAAACGAGCAGACACTCCACTCTCCTCTAACAACCATGAAACTTCTATGCTGCCCGCAGACTTTaccaaaccaaaaaatataCTAAATCTAGTACTGGAAGCCCAAGCTGACATTTCATCAACTTCCACCTAAGGCATACCCGGTGCAAATTTCACATCATTTCCTATGATCACCCAACCCTGCCATCACATGAAAGTTATAAGTCCTGTAACTGTGTCTTATGTACACTGTTTTAGCAGACAGCACATGAGACAATAATATTAGATTAGCCaatactatgatgtcataagttACAGTTCCTGTTATTATATTGCTACTCAAAATGTTATATGGACTCAAGATGACAGAGacataaatcaaaatgtataaaaaaaaaaaaaaaaaaaaaaaaaaaaaagggttgaaaaaaaatacagtataatcTGAAACATTATTTGATTTCACCGGCTTACCAGACACAGCTTGCATGGAGCGGAGGGAAGGATTGGTCGGACAAACCTCTTCCGAGAACCAATAGCTGCTGGGAATGGCGGTGAAGAAAACATGGCGGCTACCAAGTTAATACGGGCAATCCAAGAATTCATTTCCTCTGATGTCCTGGGAAAGTCATGAAAAATACCTTAATGAGCACGGGGCTATGAGCGTATACCTTAAACCTTACGCTGGCATATACTAAATACTTTGACTCCAGAGAGATTGCAATACCTTCGAATAAAATTATACACACTCTAAATCTTTTAAGTACTGCaagtaaaataaagcatttcaaaCCCGCAACGAAAAGCAGGCTTTAAAATAGTCTGATAGGAGAGTCCTACAGCACCCTACGTGATCTATACGTTTCACATCGAAGGCAAAAACACAGAGGAACTAAACGAGAGCTGCTGGACAGAAAAACCACTGATTATGGtataacataagaaaaaaaaaagaaaagtttgtaAAATTCCTCATGCTGCATGGGGACCGTTAATGGGAATTCTcagcaatgtattttattactagtatgggataaaaaatacatttcaattttttttttttattaaaaaaagtctaGTTTCACCATAATATCACCATTTTCAGGTCGCTGCGTATTAGCAATTAGTATTTTGCTCTGTTATCTaaacccaatctactagacaaacaccgtATTtaccattgccataaagaatcagctcagtgtggtgtttgagcatggatggtcacccaaaatatcacaactaACAAAAATGGCTGCCTCCAGTCTACAGGGTGGCCTTTCgcaacaaaatgtgaaaaacccATTTTTCTG includes the following:
- the LOC128492059 gene encoding PH and SEC7 domain-containing protein 4-like is translated as MLYRKVHADTDGKKTPWGKRGWKSFYTVLKGMVMIFLKDEYRSDLQCPEEVISVHHALAERASEYTKRPHVFRLQTADWRVFLFQAQTSEEMNSWIARINLVAAMFSSPPFPAAIGSRKRFVRPILPSAPCKLCLEEQLQSHESWMDTFTDDLTEHQRNLPDSKSKARDWEDYHLRGEYLRFEKSRYETYVKLLALRMQKGCDDLSIWESLLGVSNGVQEDDSCGLKRSHSSPSLNPESSPMVIKVKRNISERRTYRRIIPKRNKNLV